The following coding sequences lie in one Oceanicola sp. 502str15 genomic window:
- a CDS encoding Na+/H+ antiporter NhaA, whose protein sequence is MYRVWNFVTNYSLLLIAGAITALIWANIDADSYHHFVEFVIWDHAPIGHLHDGHRTLTLHYLVNDVLMAFFFAIAAKEVWEAVILENGSLRGKKAATPLVATLGGMIGPITVYLGMAYLVWPDTFDAVKNGWAIPTATDIAFSYLVGRMVFGAGHPAVRFLLLLAIADDAAGLIILAIFYPSGELAPEWLLLSVAAAVTVYLLCNWLPRKRDAGNQDRPHSTWMASTLSVWPYLLAGAVSWYGFQEAGIHPALGLLPIVPTLPHADRAFGIFSEAEQYLSDLLNKAEHMLKHPVEVILFFFGLLNAGVEFNAIGEATWLVLAGLVIGKPVGIFIFGWVAAYPMKLGLPAGMRSIDLVVIGCVAAIGFTVSLFVASVAFPGGLVQDAAKMGALFSFGAAAISIVAGLVTRVEKQNG, encoded by the coding sequence ATGTATCGCGTCTGGAATTTCGTCACGAACTATTCGCTGCTGCTGATTGCCGGCGCGATCACCGCCCTGATCTGGGCCAATATCGACGCCGACAGCTACCATCATTTCGTCGAGTTCGTGATCTGGGACCATGCCCCGATCGGCCATCTTCATGATGGCCACCGCACCCTGACCCTGCATTACCTCGTCAACGATGTGCTCATGGCCTTCTTCTTTGCCATTGCGGCCAAGGAGGTTTGGGAGGCGGTGATCCTCGAGAACGGGAGCTTGCGCGGCAAGAAGGCGGCCACCCCGCTGGTGGCCACGCTGGGCGGGATGATCGGGCCGATCACCGTGTATCTCGGGATGGCCTACCTTGTCTGGCCCGACACCTTCGACGCGGTGAAGAACGGCTGGGCGATTCCGACCGCGACCGACATCGCGTTTTCCTATCTCGTGGGCCGCATGGTGTTTGGCGCAGGCCACCCGGCGGTGCGCTTCCTGCTGCTGCTGGCCATTGCCGATGACGCGGCGGGCCTGATCATTCTGGCGATCTTCTACCCGAGCGGCGAGCTGGCACCCGAATGGCTGCTGCTTTCGGTCGCGGCGGCTGTGACGGTTTACCTTCTGTGCAACTGGCTGCCGCGCAAGCGCGATGCCGGAAATCAGGACAGGCCGCACTCGACCTGGATGGCCTCGACGCTCAGTGTCTGGCCCTACCTGCTGGCCGGTGCGGTGAGCTGGTACGGCTTTCAGGAGGCGGGCATCCACCCGGCGCTCGGCCTGCTGCCGATCGTGCCGACCCTGCCCCACGCCGACCGGGCCTTCGGCATCTTCTCGGAAGCCGAGCAGTATCTTTCGGACCTGCTCAACAAGGCCGAGCACATGCTGAAACACCCGGTCGAGGTGATCCTGTTCTTCTTCGGCCTGCTGAACGCGGGCGTCGAGTTCAACGCCATCGGCGAGGCCACATGGCTGGTGCTGGCGGGGCTGGTCATCGGCAAGCCTGTCGGGATCTTCATCTTCGGCTGGGTCGCCGCCTATCCGATGAAGCTGGGCCTGCCGGCCGGGATGCGCTCGATCGACCTCGTGGTGATCGGCTGCGTGGCCGCCATCGGCTTTACGGTGTCGCTCTTCGTGGCCTCCGTCGCCTTCCCGGGCGGGCTGGTTCAGGACGCGGCGAAGATGGGGGCGCTGTTCAGCTTCGGGGCGGCTGCGATCTCGATCGTGGCGGGCCTTGTGACCCGGGTGGAGAAACAGAACGGCTGA
- a CDS encoding ABC transporter ATP-binding protein → MLEFSNVSKSFWTGKQRKVILDRASFRVELGNSLGILAPNGTGKTTLINMMAGLEKPDEGEIRRGCRISFPLGFMGGVVNRHTGTENARYIARLYGLDPDYVEAFGRWLCGIEEYFDMPVGTYSQGMRARFCFSLMLALDFDIYLIDEGMPSTTDVDFNRRAGSILRERLKDTTVVIVSHQAATLEKFCRSAAVLRDGQFQMFDTLEEAKRLYDYQAQS, encoded by the coding sequence ATGCTGGAATTTTCCAACGTCAGCAAGTCCTTCTGGACGGGCAAACAGCGCAAGGTGATCCTCGACAGGGCCTCCTTCCGCGTTGAGTTGGGCAATTCGCTGGGCATCCTCGCACCGAACGGCACCGGCAAGACCACGCTGATCAACATGATGGCCGGTCTCGAAAAGCCTGACGAGGGCGAGATTCGCCGCGGCTGCCGCATATCCTTTCCGCTGGGGTTCATGGGCGGGGTGGTCAACCGCCACACCGGCACCGAGAATGCCCGCTACATCGCCCGGCTCTACGGGCTCGACCCCGATTACGTGGAGGCCTTCGGGCGCTGGCTCTGCGGGATCGAGGAATATTTCGACATGCCGGTCGGCACCTACAGCCAGGGGATGCGGGCGCGTTTCTGCTTCTCGCTGATGCTGGCGCTCGACTTCGACATTTACCTGATCGACGAGGGGATGCCCTCGACGACGGATGTGGACTTCAACCGCCGCGCCGGCTCGATCCTGCGCGAACGCCTGAAGGACACCACCGTTGTCATCGTTTCGCACCAGGCGGCCACGCTTGAGAAGTTCTGCCGCTCGGCGGCGGTGCTGCGCGACGGGCAGTTCCAAATGTTTGATACGCTTGAGGAGGCGAAGAGGCTCTATGACTACCAAGCCCAAAGCTAG
- a CDS encoding capsule biosynthesis protein: MTTKPKASRFRIRRDAPLTPGQAMAATEGATARKVAPPPVSPPAPKQAATPDAGPRAPGRKTVTRKAPAQPPVDEDVAMMEAASPEMHEDGFGPEAMPGSAAAEGGAAAGAARGAQEADGQPGTAQSGDVQSAASAQSEQTIADIRKEGLTGRQLRMARRVAQKHGLTPTSDFDAVKQLRDRGLDPFQRSAMLELVQNNAKAQGAEAARAGGQAGATPNLPQVSRQTGTEVAVPKEAPVPGPVLNPADQRASEIGRIQQDIARRRRRKSMLLFTRLAFFVLLPAFIAGWYYYVLATPLYATKSEFVIQQAEPAAAAGLGGLFQGTSFATQQDSTTVQSYLQSRAAMQRLNQDHAFKAHFEQSFIDPIQRLEEGATDEAAYRLFQRNVKIGYDPTEGILKMEVIAASPEKSQEFSEALLGYAEEQVDQLTQRLREDQMKGARASFDDAEGKVLAAQRRVLELQEQLGVLDPVSETGSLMSQITQFEVELRQKELDLQQQMANTRPNQARVRALEGDIARLRALVDELRSSMTQTTGSGASLARITGELRIAEADLTTRQLLLQQAAAQLETARIEANRQVRYLSLGVAPIAPDEATYPRAFENTALALLIFAGIYLMISLTASVLREQVAA, from the coding sequence ATGACTACCAAGCCCAAAGCTAGCCGGTTCCGCATCCGGCGCGACGCCCCCCTCACGCCCGGCCAGGCCATGGCCGCAACCGAGGGGGCGACCGCCCGCAAGGTGGCGCCGCCGCCCGTGTCCCCGCCTGCCCCGAAGCAGGCGGCCACGCCGGATGCAGGCCCGCGCGCGCCGGGCCGCAAGACGGTGACCCGCAAGGCCCCCGCCCAGCCGCCCGTCGACGAGGACGTGGCGATGATGGAAGCGGCCTCGCCGGAGATGCATGAAGACGGCTTTGGCCCCGAGGCGATGCCCGGCTCGGCCGCGGCCGAGGGCGGCGCGGCTGCTGGCGCGGCCCGGGGGGCGCAGGAGGCTGACGGCCAGCCCGGCACGGCGCAGAGCGGCGACGTGCAGAGCGCGGCCTCGGCCCAGAGCGAACAGACGATTGCCGACATCCGCAAGGAAGGCCTCACCGGCCGACAGCTGCGCATGGCGCGGCGGGTTGCCCAGAAGCACGGGCTCACCCCGACCTCGGATTTCGATGCGGTGAAGCAGCTGCGCGACCGCGGGCTGGACCCGTTCCAGCGCTCGGCCATGCTGGAGCTGGTGCAGAACAACGCCAAGGCGCAGGGGGCCGAGGCCGCCCGCGCCGGCGGCCAGGCGGGTGCCACGCCCAACCTGCCGCAGGTCTCGCGCCAGACCGGCACCGAAGTGGCCGTGCCGAAGGAGGCCCCGGTGCCCGGCCCGGTGCTCAACCCCGCCGACCAGCGGGCCAGCGAGATCGGCCGCATCCAGCAGGACATCGCCCGCCGGCGCCGCCGCAAGTCGATGCTGCTGTTCACCCGGCTGGCGTTCTTCGTGCTGCTGCCGGCCTTCATTGCCGGGTGGTACTACTACGTGCTGGCGACGCCGCTCTATGCCACCAAGTCGGAGTTCGTGATCCAGCAGGCCGAGCCTGCGGCCGCGGCCGGGCTTGGCGGGCTGTTCCAGGGCACCAGCTTTGCCACCCAGCAGGACAGCACCACGGTGCAAAGCTACCTGCAGTCGCGCGCCGCCATGCAGCGGCTCAACCAGGACCACGCGTTCAAGGCGCATTTCGAGCAGAGCTTCATCGACCCGATCCAGCGGCTCGAGGAGGGGGCCACCGACGAGGCGGCCTACCGGCTGTTCCAGCGCAACGTGAAGATCGGCTACGACCCGACAGAAGGTATTCTGAAGATGGAGGTCATCGCCGCCAGCCCCGAAAAGAGCCAGGAGTTCTCGGAGGCGCTGCTGGGCTATGCCGAGGAGCAGGTGGACCAGCTGACCCAGCGGTTGCGCGAAGACCAGATGAAGGGCGCGCGCGCCAGCTTCGACGATGCCGAGGGCAAGGTTCTGGCGGCGCAGCGCAGGGTGCTCGAGCTGCAGGAGCAGCTCGGCGTGCTCGACCCGGTGAGCGAAACCGGCTCGCTGATGAGCCAGATCACCCAGTTCGAGGTGGAGCTGCGCCAGAAGGAACTGGACCTGCAACAGCAGATGGCCAACACCCGCCCCAACCAGGCCCGTGTGCGGGCGCTGGAGGGCGACATTGCCCGGCTGCGGGCGCTGGTGGACGAGCTGCGCTCGTCGATGACCCAGACCACCGGCAGCGGCGCCTCGCTGGCCCGCATCACCGGCGAGCTGCGCATTGCCGAGGCCGATCTGACCACCCGGCAGCTTCTGCTCCAGCAGGCCGCCGCCCAGCTCGAGACGGCGCGGATCGAGGCCAACCGGCAGGTGCGCTACCTGTCGCTCGGCGTGGCGCCGATTGCGCCCGACGAGGCCACCTATCCGCGCGCCTTCGAGAACACGGCGCTGGCGCTGCTGATCTTTGCCGGCATCTACCTGATGATCTCGCTCACCGCCTCGGTGCTGCGCGAACAGGTCGCCGCGTGA
- a CDS encoding lytic transglycosylase domain-containing protein, whose amino-acid sequence MHRYVLSNLAVAWLLAWPVAHAQAADPAPDEGQEVVQEVALELEEEGAGAEAEGEEPAAEPGERVAEGETDAVPQDDTALPRAPALEGVALAAKAPPARPKQAGPFTLMMRAIARGDWGQAAFSAAREGPEMEQYVLWAKLRGGGGSFDEYISFTADHADWPSMDYIHDRGEASIGRGEDPDRVVAYFGDKIPETGLGVLRLVEAHAARGEDGDAAALAVLAWRTRTLNADVEQALLERYGELLKPHHEARLDDLLWRDRRSTALRQMGRVSEDWRKLAEARMALRTRAAGVDAKIEAVPEALQDNAGLVWERYNWRVGKGLHDGAEELMVERSTSAEALGRPEEWSNYRRIYARALLRDGNVPEAYALASRHFLADGSDFADLEWLAGWIALRFLKDPELALWHFERFGEAVETPISLGRAGYWLGRAYTDLGDAEKARDAFAYGAQYQTSYYGLLAAEAAGLPMDVTLTGREVFATIADTALAGSEVLAVGLRMLEEGEAAEAERFLTHLAGQVERPEAGSLGALMIERGEVHLALKVAKAAARNGLTIPAAYYPLHEMAESEWPVPAELALSIARRESEFDPVVVSPAGARGLMQLMPGTARDMAGELKVSYDAGKLTEDPVYNAQLGTAYLAGLIDIFGNAPVLVSVGYNAGPGRAVNWVADRGDPRYPGVDVVDWVEMIPFRETRNYVMRVTESIPVYRARLTGRVEKLEFTKLLHGTPN is encoded by the coding sequence ATGCATCGCTATGTCCTGTCGAATCTCGCTGTCGCCTGGCTCCTTGCCTGGCCGGTGGCGCATGCCCAGGCGGCAGACCCGGCCCCGGACGAGGGGCAGGAGGTGGTGCAGGAGGTTGCGCTCGAACTCGAGGAGGAGGGCGCCGGGGCGGAGGCCGAGGGCGAGGAACCCGCCGCCGAACCCGGCGAGAGGGTTGCCGAGGGCGAGACAGACGCCGTGCCGCAGGACGACACCGCGCTGCCCCGCGCCCCGGCGCTGGAGGGCGTGGCGCTGGCCGCCAAGGCTCCGCCTGCACGCCCCAAACAGGCCGGCCCCTTCACCCTGATGATGCGCGCCATCGCCCGTGGTGACTGGGGGCAGGCGGCCTTTTCTGCCGCGCGGGAAGGCCCCGAGATGGAGCAATACGTGCTCTGGGCCAAGCTGCGCGGCGGCGGCGGCAGCTTTGACGAATACATCAGCTTCACCGCCGATCACGCCGACTGGCCGTCGATGGACTACATCCACGACCGGGGCGAAGCCTCGATCGGGCGCGGCGAGGATCCCGACCGTGTGGTGGCCTATTTCGGCGACAAGATCCCCGAAACCGGGCTCGGTGTGCTGCGGCTGGTCGAGGCCCACGCCGCCCGTGGTGAGGACGGCGATGCGGCGGCGCTGGCGGTGCTCGCCTGGCGCACCCGCACGCTGAACGCCGATGTCGAGCAGGCCCTGCTCGAGCGCTACGGGGAGCTGCTGAAACCCCACCACGAGGCCCGACTCGATGACCTGCTGTGGCGCGACCGGCGTTCCACCGCCCTGCGCCAGATGGGGCGGGTGAGCGAGGACTGGCGAAAACTCGCCGAGGCCCGCATGGCGCTGCGCACCCGTGCCGCCGGGGTCGATGCCAAGATCGAGGCGGTCCCCGAGGCGCTTCAGGACAACGCCGGCCTCGTCTGGGAGCGCTACAACTGGCGCGTCGGCAAGGGGCTCCACGATGGCGCCGAGGAGCTGATGGTCGAGCGCTCCACCTCCGCCGAGGCGCTGGGGCGGCCGGAAGAGTGGTCGAACTACCGTCGCATTTATGCCCGCGCCCTGCTGCGCGACGGCAACGTGCCCGAGGCCTATGCGCTCGCCTCGCGCCACTTCCTGGCCGACGGCTCCGACTTCGCCGATCTCGAATGGCTCGCGGGCTGGATCGCCCTGCGCTTCCTCAAGGACCCCGAGCTGGCGCTCTGGCACTTCGAGCGCTTCGGCGAGGCGGTCGAAACGCCGATCAGCCTCGGCCGCGCCGGCTACTGGCTGGGCCGCGCCTATACCGACCTCGGCGATGCCGAGAAGGCGCGGGATGCCTTTGCCTACGGCGCGCAATACCAAACCAGCTACTACGGGCTGCTCGCCGCCGAGGCCGCGGGCCTGCCCATGGATGTCACCCTCACCGGGCGCGAGGTCTTCGCCACGATCGCCGACACCGCGCTTGCAGGCTCCGAGGTGCTCGCCGTCGGCCTGCGGATGCTTGAAGAGGGCGAGGCGGCGGAGGCCGAGCGCTTCCTGACCCACCTCGCCGGGCAGGTCGAACGCCCCGAGGCCGGGAGCCTCGGCGCATTGATGATCGAACGCGGCGAGGTGCATCTGGCGCTGAAGGTCGCCAAGGCGGCAGCCCGCAACGGGCTGACGATTCCGGCCGCCTACTACCCCCTGCACGAAATGGCCGAGTCCGAATGGCCGGTGCCCGCCGAGCTGGCCCTGTCGATCGCCCGGCGCGAGAGCGAGTTCGATCCGGTCGTGGTCAGCCCCGCCGGGGCGCGCGGGCTGATGCAGCTCATGCCGGGCACCGCGCGCGACATGGCCGGCGAGCTGAAGGTGAGCTACGACGCCGGCAAGCTGACCGAAGATCCGGTCTACAACGCCCAGCTTGGCACCGCCTATCTTGCGGGCCTCATTGATATTTTCGGCAATGCCCCGGTGCTTGTCTCGGTCGGCTACAACGCCGGGCCGGGCCGGGCGGTGAACTGGGTCGCAGACCGGGGCGATCCGCGCTACCCGGGCGTCGACGTGGTGGACTGGGTCGAGATGATCCCCTTCCGCGAGACCCGCAACTACGTGATGCGCGTGACCGAGAGCATCCCGGTCTACCGCGCCCGGCTGACCGGCCGGGTGGAGAAGCTGGAGTTCACCAAATTGCTTCACGGCACGCCAAACTAG
- the dapA gene encoding 4-hydroxy-tetrahydrodipicolinate synthase, whose amino-acid sequence MFQGSIPALVTPFKDGELDLAAFEALVEWQIAEGSSGLVPVGTTGESPTLTHDEHDAVVAACVKAAAGRVPVIAGAGSNSTRETVRLVEAAKTAGADAALVVTPYYNKPTQAGLIAHFEAAAEVGLPIIIYNIPPRSVIDMLPGTMAELAKNPSIIGVKDATADLARVAITREMCGPDFLQLSGEDPTAVGYNAMGGKGCISVTANVAPRLCAEMQAATLAGDYAKALDYQDKLIPLHRAIFAEPGLCGAKYGLSVLGKCAEDVRRPHVQVSDFVKGQIEDAMRFAGLIN is encoded by the coding sequence ATGTTCCAGGGATCTATTCCAGCACTGGTGACGCCCTTCAAGGACGGCGAGCTCGATCTGGCCGCCTTCGAGGCGCTGGTGGAGTGGCAGATTGCCGAAGGCTCGAGCGGACTTGTGCCGGTGGGCACCACCGGCGAGAGCCCGACCCTCACCCATGACGAGCACGATGCCGTTGTGGCCGCCTGCGTGAAGGCCGCCGCGGGCCGGGTGCCGGTGATCGCGGGCGCGGGCTCCAACTCCACCCGCGAGACGGTGCGGCTGGTCGAGGCCGCCAAGACCGCGGGCGCCGATGCCGCGCTGGTCGTCACCCCCTATTACAACAAGCCCACGCAGGCCGGGCTGATCGCCCATTTCGAGGCCGCCGCCGAGGTGGGCCTGCCGATCATCATCTACAACATTCCGCCGCGCTCGGTGATCGACATGCTGCCCGGCACCATGGCCGAGCTGGCGAAGAACCCGAGCATCATCGGGGTGAAGGACGCCACCGCCGACCTCGCCCGCGTGGCGATTACCCGCGAAATGTGCGGCCCGGATTTTCTTCAGCTTTCGGGCGAAGATCCGACGGCAGTGGGATATAACGCGATGGGCGGCAAGGGCTGCATCTCCGTCACCGCCAACGTCGCCCCGCGGCTTTGCGCCGAGATGCAGGCGGCGACGCTGGCGGGCGACTATGCCAAGGCGCTGGACTATCAGGACAAGCTGATCCCCCTGCACCGGGCGATCTTTGCCGAGCCGGGCCTGTGCGGCGCGAAATACGGGCTTTCGGTGCTGGGCAAATGCGCCGAAGACGTGCGCCGCCCCCACGTGCAGGTGTCGGACTTCGTGAAGGGCCAGATCGAAGACGCGATGCGCTTTGCCGGGCTGATCAACTGA
- the tsaA gene encoding tRNA (N6-threonylcarbamoyladenosine(37)-N6)-methyltransferase TrmO, with protein sequence MKPPREGEERLGYDPAERADARLHFIGVIRSDWREGKAPKNLRLSRAQGGGAARIELHEQFVPALEGLKPGDWIMLLYWTGEARRDLLVQAPRHADSPRGTFALRSPARPNPVALGCVRIEAMDGAVVHIDATDAFDGTPVIDIKPWIETVDSPAS encoded by the coding sequence ATGAAGCCACCCCGCGAGGGCGAGGAGCGGCTTGGATATGACCCGGCAGAGCGCGCCGATGCCAGGCTTCACTTCATCGGCGTCATCCGGTCGGACTGGCGCGAGGGCAAGGCCCCCAAGAACCTGCGGCTTTCGCGCGCGCAGGGCGGCGGGGCGGCGCGGATCGAACTGCATGAGCAGTTCGTGCCCGCGCTGGAGGGGTTGAAGCCGGGCGACTGGATCATGCTGCTCTACTGGACGGGCGAGGCCCGGCGCGACCTGCTGGTGCAGGCCCCGCGCCATGCCGACAGCCCTCGCGGCACCTTTGCCCTCCGCTCCCCGGCCCGGCCCAACCCGGTGGCGCTGGGCTGCGTGCGGATCGAGGCGATGGACGGGGCGGTGGTGCATATCGACGCCACAGATGCCTTCGACGGAACGCCGGTGATAGATATCAAGCCGTGGATCGAGACGGTGGACTCGCCCGCTTCGTGA
- the smpB gene encoding SsrA-binding protein SmpB, with amino-acid sequence MAKKDDNPNYKVIAENRRARHDYAIEDDLEVGIMLEGSEVKSLRQNTSQINESYAAVEDGELWLVNGYIAPYAQAKTFGHEERRRRKLLVSKKELARLWNETQRKGMTLVPLVLYFNHRGIAKMKIGIAKGKKNADKRQTEAKRDWNRQKQRLLKQNG; translated from the coding sequence ATGGCCAAGAAAGATGACAACCCCAATTACAAGGTGATCGCGGAGAACCGCCGCGCACGGCACGACTATGCCATCGAGGACGATCTCGAGGTGGGGATCATGCTGGAAGGCTCTGAGGTGAAGTCGCTGCGCCAGAACACCAGCCAGATCAACGAGAGCTATGCCGCTGTCGAGGATGGCGAGCTGTGGCTGGTGAACGGATATATCGCGCCCTATGCGCAGGCCAAGACCTTCGGCCACGAGGAGCGCCGCCGCCGCAAGTTGCTGGTCTCGAAGAAGGAACTCGCGCGGCTCTGGAACGAGACCCAGCGCAAGGGGATGACGCTGGTGCCGCTGGTGCTCTACTTCAACCATCGCGGCATCGCCAAGATGAAGATCGGCATCGCCAAGGGCAAGAAGAACGCCGACAAGCGCCAGACCGAGGCCAAGCGCGACTGGAACCGCCAGAAGCAGCGGCTGCTCAAGCAGAACGGCTGA
- a CDS encoding LysE family translocator, producing MDLAFFIPACFALNLAFGPSNLLALTHGAQSGIRFAMAAALARIVAFAGMIAASALGLGLLLTVSAAAFTVVKLVGAAYLIWLGIKLLRTRPETQSLATLAPTLPRALRREALVALSNPKAILIFAAFFPQFVPMESYWQSYAILGGLFLALELVAVGTYATAGRFAARLAASRMHWLNRASGATMVLFGLLLLLARAPSRGTA from the coding sequence ATGGATCTGGCCTTCTTCATCCCCGCCTGCTTTGCGCTGAACCTCGCCTTCGGCCCCTCCAACCTGCTGGCGCTGACCCATGGCGCGCAGAGCGGTATCCGCTTTGCGATGGCGGCCGCGCTGGCGCGGATCGTGGCCTTTGCCGGGATGATCGCCGCCTCTGCCCTTGGCCTCGGGCTGCTGCTGACGGTTTCGGCGGCGGCCTTCACCGTGGTCAAGCTGGTGGGGGCGGCCTACCTTATCTGGCTCGGGATCAAGCTGCTGCGCACCCGGCCCGAGACCCAGAGCCTCGCCACCCTGGCCCCGACCCTGCCGCGCGCCCTGCGCCGCGAGGCGCTGGTGGCGCTGAGCAACCCCAAGGCGATCCTGATCTTCGCGGCCTTCTTTCCGCAGTTCGTGCCGATGGAGAGCTACTGGCAGAGCTATGCCATCCTCGGCGGGCTGTTTCTGGCGCTGGAGCTGGTGGCGGTGGGCACCTATGCGACCGCCGGGCGCTTTGCCGCCCGCCTCGCCGCCAGCCGGATGCATTGGCTGAACCGCGCTTCGGGGGCGACCATGGTGCTCTTCGGGCTGCTCCTGCTGCTGGCCCGTGCGCCCTCGCGCGGCACCGCCTGA
- the sseA gene encoding 3-mercaptopyruvate sulfurtransferase, whose protein sequence is MADDPKTLVSTDWLAKHLKDPDLRVLDASWYLPAMNRDAKGEYEAGHIPGARFFDIDEISDARSDLPHMAPPVEKFMSRMRAMGVGDGHQVVVYDGAGLFSAARVWWLFRLMGKQDVAVLDGGMPKWLAEGREVEDMPPIVRDRHMTVQRQADMVKDVTQVAAASKLGDWQIVDARAPERFSGAAPEPRAGLRAGHIPGSRNLPFGNLLNPDKTMKRGQALREVFEDAGVDMARPVITSCGSGVTAAVLSLGLEVLGHPRHALYDGSWSEWGLYDGLAVETG, encoded by the coding sequence ATGGCCGACGACCCGAAAACGCTGGTTTCAACCGACTGGCTCGCCAAACACCTGAAAGACCCCGACCTGCGGGTGCTGGATGCCTCATGGTATCTGCCGGCGATGAACCGCGATGCGAAGGGTGAATACGAGGCCGGGCATATCCCCGGTGCGCGGTTCTTCGACATCGACGAGATTTCCGACGCGCGCTCGGACCTGCCGCACATGGCCCCGCCGGTGGAGAAGTTCATGAGCCGGATGCGGGCGATGGGCGTGGGCGACGGGCATCAGGTGGTGGTCTATGACGGGGCCGGGCTGTTTTCGGCGGCGCGGGTCTGGTGGCTGTTCCGGCTGATGGGCAAGCAGGATGTGGCGGTGCTGGATGGCGGCATGCCCAAGTGGCTGGCCGAGGGCCGCGAGGTAGAGGACATGCCCCCGATCGTGCGTGACCGGCACATGACCGTGCAGCGCCAGGCCGACATGGTGAAGGATGTCACCCAGGTTGCCGCCGCCTCCAAGCTGGGCGACTGGCAGATCGTCGATGCCCGTGCGCCCGAGCGGTTCTCGGGCGCCGCGCCGGAGCCGCGTGCGGGGCTGCGGGCCGGGCATATTCCCGGCTCCAGAAACCTGCCCTTCGGCAACCTGCTGAACCCCGACAAGACCATGAAGCGCGGCCAGGCACTGCGCGAGGTCTTCGAGGATGCCGGGGTCGACATGGCGCGGCCGGTGATCACCTCCTGCGGCTCGGGGGTGACGGCCGCCGTGCTCTCGCTCGGGCTCGAGGTGCTGGGGCACCCGCGCCACGCGCTCTACGATGGCTCGTGGTCGGAATGGGGCCTCTATGACGGTCTGGCGGTGGAAACCGGGTGA
- a CDS encoding amino acid aminotransferase, protein MLEAIPPREEDKILRLMKLFAEDPRMGKIDLGVGVYHDAEGRTPIFGAVKAAEQRLVEGQESKGYVGLAGDPAFHRAIAGLVLGEMAETTPYAACGTPGGTGAVRQGFELMKLAGNPQRRIWLPDPSWINHASILDTLGIPRTDYRYYDGDTGGIDVAGMLEDLSRAAPGDVVLLHGCCHNPTGADLRAQDWAALTKLLAERGLTPFVDLAYQGFGDGLEADVDGLRTMVAALPESIITVSASKNFGLYRERVGCVLAPCADPKARDLTHAALAWLNRQNYAFPPDHGARVVTEILTDPGLRQDWQGELDGMRERMKANRTALAGELRRLTGSDRFGFLQGHKGMFTVLGLSPAQVMALRKEHGLYMVEDSRINLAGLTDATIPPAAEAIAAVL, encoded by the coding sequence ATGCTTGAAGCCATCCCCCCCCGCGAAGAAGACAAGATCCTGCGCCTGATGAAGCTCTTCGCGGAAGACCCGCGGATGGGCAAGATCGACCTTGGCGTGGGGGTTTACCACGATGCCGAGGGGCGCACGCCGATCTTCGGGGCGGTGAAGGCCGCCGAGCAGCGGCTGGTGGAGGGGCAGGAGAGCAAGGGCTACGTGGGGCTGGCGGGCGATCCGGCGTTTCATCGCGCCATCGCCGGGCTGGTGCTGGGCGAGATGGCCGAGACCACGCCCTATGCGGCCTGCGGCACGCCGGGCGGCACCGGGGCGGTGCGGCAGGGCTTCGAGCTGATGAAGCTGGCGGGCAATCCGCAGCGGCGCATCTGGCTGCCCGATCCGAGCTGGATCAACCACGCCTCGATCCTCGACACGCTGGGCATTCCGCGCACCGATTATCGCTATTACGACGGTGACACCGGCGGCATCGACGTGGCGGGCATGCTGGAAGATCTCTCCCGCGCCGCGCCGGGCGACGTGGTGCTGCTGCATGGCTGCTGCCACAATCCCACCGGCGCCGACCTGCGGGCGCAGGACTGGGCGGCGCTGACCAAGCTGCTGGCCGAGCGCGGCCTTACCCCCTTTGTCGATCTCGCCTACCAGGGCTTCGGAGACGGGCTGGAGGCGGATGTGGACGGGCTGCGCACCATGGTCGCCGCCCTGCCCGAGAGCATCATCACCGTGTCGGCCTCAAAGAACTTCGGCCTCTACCGCGAGCGGGTGGGCTGCGTGCTGGCGCCCTGCGCCGACCCGAAGGCGCGCGACCTGACCCATGCCGCACTGGCCTGGCTGAACCGGCAGAACTATGCCTTTCCGCCCGATCACGGCGCCCGGGTGGTGACCGAGATCCTGACCGATCCGGGCCTGCGGCAAGACTGGCAGGGCGAGCTTGACGGGATGCGCGAGCGGATGAAAGCCAACCGTACGGCGCTGGCGGGCGAGCTGCGCCGGCTCACCGGCTCGGACCGCTTCGGGTTTCTGCAGGGGCACAAGGGGATGTTCACCGTGCTCGGCCTCAGTCCGGCGCAGGTGATGGCGCTGCGCAAGGAGCACGGGCTTTACATGGTGGAGGACAGCCGGATCAACCTTGCCGGGCTGACCGACGCCACCATCCCCCCCGCCGCCGAGGCGATTGCCGCCGTTCTCTAG